One Novosphingobium sp. 9U genomic window, GGTGTGGGTCGCCATTCGCTTCAACCGCCGTGCCAACCCGATCGCCTCGCGCACCAGCCACAACACGCTGCTAGAAGTGGCATGGACGCTGATCCCGGTGTTGATCCTGGTCTGCATCGCGGTGCCCTCGATCGACCTGATCGCCAAGCAGTACAAGCCGGCTCCAAAGTCAGCGTTGACGATCAAGATCACCGGCAACCAGTGGTTCTGGACCTATTCTTACCCGGACAACGGCGAGTTCGAGGTCAACTCGTACATGCTGAACCAGCCCGGCCAGCCGGTCGTGAACGCCGGCATCCGCGAAGTCGGCTCCAAGCCCTGGGACGGTCCGGCGCACATGGAAGTCGACAACCGCATGGTCGTGCCTGCGGGTGAGCCCATCCGCCTGCAGATCACCGCGGCCGACGTGATCCACTCGTTCGCCGTGCCCTCGCTGTGGTTCAAGCTCGACGCCGTGCCGGGCCGCATCAACGAGAAGGTGCTCTTCGTCGAGAAGCCGGGCGTCTACTACGGCCAGTGTTCCGAGCTGTGCGGCGTGAAGCACGCCTACATGCCGATCGCTGTCGAGGCCCTGCCGCGGGCGCAGTACAATGCCTGGGTTCTGGCCCATGCCGGTGGCGTGATCGACGGTCAGAAGAAGCTGGCCGACACCACCACGCAGGCTCCTGCTGCCGCTCCGGCCGCGGATGCCAGCGAGGCCGTTCCGGCCGATAACGCGAGCGAGGCAGTGCCGTCCGTCGAGACGACATCGTCGCCCGCCGCCTAACGATATTCAGTACGAAGGTCCTACCAAATGGCCACCATCGCAGATCACTTCCAGGGTCACGTCGACGACCATCACGGTCACGCCGACCATGACCACAAGCCGAGCTTCTTCGCTCGGTGGTTCATGTCGACCAACCACAAGGACATCGGCACGATGTACCTGGTCTTCGCGATCTTCGCGGGGGTCATCGGTGGCGCCGTCTCGGGCATCATGCGCGCGGAGCTGATGCATCCGGGCATCCAGTACCTCGGCGCGGTCGCCTCGTTCTTCGGCGACGACGCGAGCGACTTTAACGCCACGCTCCACATGTGGAACGTGCTGATCACCGCCCACGGCCTGATCATGGTGTTCTTCGTGGTCATGCCCGCGACGATCGGCGGCTTCGGCAACTGGTTCGTACCGCTCATGATCGGCGCGCCCGACATGGCGTTCCCGCGCATGAACAACATCTCGTTCTGGCTGACCTTCGCCGGCTTCTGCTCGCTGATGATGTCGGCCTTCGTGCCCGGCGGCCTCGGCAACGGCGCCGGCACCGGCTGGACGGTCTATGCCCCACTCTCGACCTACGGCTCGACGGGTCCTGCGGTCGACTTCGGCATCTTCGCGCTGCACCTTGCCGGTGCCGGCTCGATCATGGGCGCGATCAACCTGATCACCACGATCTTCAACATGCGCGCACCTGGCATGACCATGCACAAGATGCCGCTGTTCGCGTGGTCGGTGCTGGTCACCGCGTTCCTGCTGCTGCTCTCGCTGCCAGTCCTTGCCGCCGCGATCACCATGCTGCTGACCGACCGTAACTTCGGAACGACCTTCTTCGATCCGGCCGGCGGCGGTGACCCGATCCTGTACCAGCACTTGTTCTGGTTCTTCGGCCACCCTGAAGTCTACATCATGATCCTGCCGGCCTTCGGCATGATCTCGCAGATCATCTCGACCTTTTCGAAAAAGCCGGTGTTCGGCTACCTCGGCATGGCCTACGCGATGGTTGCGATTGGCGTGGTCGGGTTCATCGTGTGGGCGCACCACATGTACACCACCGGCCTGTCGGTAAACACGAAGATGTACTTCACCGCCGCCACCATGGTCATTGCGGTGCCCACCGGCATCAAGATCTTCTCGTGGATCGCGACGATGTGGGGCGGCAGCCTCGAGTTCAAGTCGCCGATGGTCTGGGCGCTGGGCTTCATCTTCCTGTTCACCGTTGGCGGCGTGACCGGCGTGGTGCTGGCGAACGGCGGCGTCGACGACGTGCTGCACGACACCTACTACGTCGTTGCGCACTTCCACTACGTGCTGTCGCTGGGTGCCGTGACCGCGCTCTTCGCCGGGTTCTACTACTGGTTCCCGAAGATGAGCGGCCGCATGCACTCGGAGTTCCTTGCCCACGTCCATTTCTGGATCTTCTTCATCGGCGTGAACCTGATCTTCTTTCCGATGCACTTCCTGGGTCTGCAGGGCATGCCGCGTCGCTACCCCGACTACGCTGAGGCCTACACGCACTGGAACCAGGTCGCGACGATCGGGTACATGATCATGTCGGTGAGCATCGTGGTGTGGTTCATCAACATCATCTACGCCTTCACCGCCGGCAAGCGCGCCGAGGGCAACTACTGGGGCGAGGGTGCGACCACGCTCGAGTGGACGCTGTCGAGCCCGCCGCCGTTCCACCAGTTCGAAACCCTGCCGGTCATTGAGGACGGTGCGCACCACTGATCCAGTCGCCTGACTGCACACAGCGAAGAGGCCGATGGAGCGATCCATCGGCCTTTTTGGTTTTGCGGTATCGCGCGCACCTCGACACGAACGGAGTTGGGGAGCTCGGATGGACGGTTTGGCTTTGCCCGCAACCCCGATGGGCACTATAGGCCCGCGCATGACTGCCGTTGTGAGTCCTCCACCCGCCGACTGGCGCGACTTCTTTGCGCTGACCAAGCCGCGGGTAATGAGCCTCGTCATCTTTACCGGCCTGTGCGGTCTGCTTGCCGCGCCCGAGCGGATTCACCCCGTGCTAGCCTTCACGGCGATCCTGTGCATCGCCGTTGGGGCTGGGGGCGCCGCGGCGCTCAACCAGTGGTGGGAAGCCGACATCGACGCGGAGATGAAGCGCACCGCTGCGCGCCCGCTGCCGCAAGGCCGCATGAACCGTACCGACGCGCGCGACTTCGGCGTGGCGATCTCTGCCGGATCGGTGCTCTTGATGGGCCTCGCCGTGGGTTGGCTCGCCGCTGCGATCCTGGCCGTTTCGATCGTCTACTACGCCGTCGTCTACACCATCTGGCTCAAGCCGCGCACGCCGCAGAACATCGTCATCGGTGGCGGCGCGGGCGCCTTTCCGCCGCTGATCGGCTGGGTCGCTGCGACCGGCCATGTCACGCTGATGCCGGTGCTGCTGTTCGCCATCATCTTCTTCTGGACGCCGCCGCACTTCTGGGCGCTCGCGCTGTTCGTGAAGACCGATTACGCCAAGGTCGGCATTCCGATGATGCCCGTCGTGGCGGGCGAGAAGTCAACGCGCCGGCAGATCCTGATCTACGCTATCCTGCTGCTGCCCCTCAGCGTCCTGCCGTGGTGGATCGGCGGAGCAGGCGCGATCTATGGGGCTAGCGCTGCCGTGCTGTCGCTCGGCTTCCTCGCGTTGTCGGTGCGCGTGGGCCTGCGCGAGCAGGCCGCGAATGACACGATGAAGCCGGAGAAGCAGCTGTTCGGCTATTCGGTGATCTATCTCTTCGCGCTGTTCGCCGCATTGGTGGTCGATCGCTTCCTGCCGCTGTAAGGTCCTGTCATGACTCGCGAAATCGATCCCAAGCGCATCCGCCGCAACCGCAACAACGTGCTCGGCCTGCTGCTCGCCGGCTTCGTTATCCTGGTGTTCTTCATCTCACTGGCGAAGATGGGCTGAGCCGATGCAGGTCAAGGCGCTGAACCGCTTCAACCGTGACCATCGCATCGCCCTGATTGCGCTGGCGATCGCGGCTGCCATGCTCGGCCTGGGCTTCGCGTCGGTGCCGCTCTACCGCCTGTTCTGCGCCGCCACCGGCTTCGACGGCACCACGCGGCGCGTCGATGAGCAGACCGCCTCGCAAGTGAAGGCGGCCGCCAACACCATCTCCATCCGTTTCGATGCCAATGTCGAGCGCGGCATGCCCTGGCAGTTCAAGCCGTTGCAGCGCACCGACGAGATCACCATCGGCGTGCGCGACATGGCGCTGTTCTGGGCCAAGAACACCTCGAAGGAGCCGCTGACCGGCACCGCCAGCTTCAACGTGGAGCCCGAGCAGGTGGGCAAGTACTTCAACAAGATCCAGTGCTTCTGCTTCACCGAGCAGACGCTGCAGCCCGGCCAGGAGGTGCGCATGCCGGTTCTGTATTATGTGGATCCGGCGATCCTGAGCGATCCGGATGCCAAGGACGTGCAGCAGATCACACTCAGCTACACCTTCCACCCGGCGATCAATGCCGGCGCAAAGGCTCTGGACCGCGTCGGATCGGGCAAGTAAGGGCGCAAGGAACCAACTCGCGGCGGGTGCGCTGCGCAACGGCGATCAACAGGGACGAAGGCATCATGGCCGGTAGCAAGACACACGATTACCACATTCTTCCGCCGGACATCGTTCCCCTGGCGACAACCATCGGCGCGCTGACGTTCACCACCGGCATGGTGCTGTTCATGCACAAGCTGCCCGGCGGCCACTTCGTGCCCTGGCTGGGCATGGCGGTCCTGCTGGCCAGCATGTTCTCGTGGTTCTCCAAGATCATCAAGGAAGCGCACGCGGGCGATCACACGCCGGTCGTGCAGCTGCACCAGCGCTACGGCATGATCCTGTTCATCGCTTCGGAAGTGATGTTCTTCGTCGGCTGGTTCTGGGCCTTCTTCGACTTCTCGCTGTTCCCCTCGACGCTCGCGGAGTCGGTTGCGGGCCAGTGGCCGCCCAAGGCGATCGAAGCGGTCATGGACCCGTTCGACCTGCCGCTGCTCAACACGCTGATCCTGCTCTGCTCGGGCACCACCGTCACCTGGGCGCACCATGCGCTGATCCACGGCGACCGTGAGGGGCTGAAGAAGGGCTTGTGGGCAACGATCCTGCTCGGCCTGCTGTTCAGCTGCATCCAGGCTTACGAGTACGCCAACGCACCGTTCCCCTTCGGCGCCAACACTTACGGCTCGGCATTCTACATGGCGACTGGCTTCCACGGCTTCCACGTGATCGTCGGCACCATCATGCTGATCGTCTGCCTCGTGCGCACCTACAAGGGCGAGTTCACGCCGCGCCAGCACTTCGGCTTCGAAGCGGCGGCATGGTACTGGCACTTCGTCGACGTGGTGTGGCTGTTCCTCTTTGTTGCCGTGTACGTCTGGGGTGGCTGGGGCTATCCCACGCACTGATCGCGACGAAACGCGCTCGATCATCAAGGGGCAGCCGGAGTTCGCTTCGGCTGCCCTTTTTTCGGTTCTGTAGGTGGCTTTTTCGTAGATGACTTTCTTTCGATGACTCTCTGCAGATGACTGGGCGCCGCATCCCCATCATTCCGACGATCCTGGTCCTCGCCGCCGCGGGCGTGATGGTCGCGCTCGGCTTCTGGCAGCTGCGCCGGTTGCACGAGAAGGAGGCGCTCTTGGCGCGCTACCAATCGGCGCATACGCAGGCTGCCGAGGTTCCATGGCCGGCAACCGAGGCGGCGGCGCAGCTTTCGCTCTACCGTCATTCGCGGCTGCTGTGCGCACGCGTGATCGAGCGTCGCGGCATCGCCGGCCGCAGCGCCAGGGGTGAGGCGGGGCTGGCGGTCTACGCCCAGTGCGTGCTGCCCGATGGCTCACAGGCCAAAGTGGTGATGGGCTGGGCGCGCGATCCGGCGGCCCAGGGCAACTGGAATGGCGGTGAAGTGCGCGGCGTGATCGCACCCGGTCCGCGCCTCGTGGCCGATCCGCCGCTTGGCGGGCTGGAGGCGAACGAGCGGCCGGACCCGTCCGAGATCCCGAACAACCACCTGGCATATGCCGGGCAGTGGTTCTTCTTCGCGCTGACGGCGCTGATCGTCTACGCGGTGGCGCTCAGGCGGCGGCGGCTCTCCTGAGCGTCAGAACAGCTGCGACATGTTGAGGCCGACCACGCTGCCCTGAACCGTCACAGCGAACCAGCCGAACGCGCGCGCCATGCCGGGGTGCTCGGGCAACAGCGTGCGCATGACCCAGTAATGCACGCCCGAGGTTAGCGCCTTGGCGCCGATCACCATCGCAGCCTTGGGCCGCTTGCCGTAGATCGGGTTCTGCTCCTGGCAGTCCTCTCGCTTCAGGCAGGCCACGGTCGAGATTGCATCGGCGGCGTTGAGCAGGTGGAACGCGATCTCCAGCCCCTTGATGTCCGCGGGCACGCGGTAGGACTGGAGGCGATCGCTCCGGGTGAACCCACGGGCTGTCAGGTCCTCCTCCGCCAGTTGCGGGCCGAGAGCCTGGCCAGCAGGAGCCACCTTCGGGGCCTCAGCGGCGATCTCCTTCGACACAGGCCCGCGCTGCGCCGGTTCGACCGCAGCGCTGGGCGGCGCGATGATGGTCGGTTCGTGCAAAGGACCGACGCGTGGCAACGACCACTGCGTGATCAAGGCCATGTCGGCGAAGCGTGTAGTCGCGCCGGTCTCCGCCTGCGCGGCGGTGGGAACGGCTGCCGCATAGGCACCCGTGAGCAGGACGCATGTCACCGCACCTCGCCGTCGCGAGGCAAAAAAGCCAACCATGTTTGAAAGTCCCCGGCAATCCGCTTGCTTGTCGGGGTCAGTCTAAAGTTCAGCGGTAAGGCGCGGCATCCGTACATATGCAGAATGGTGGCGATCGCCGGCGAAACGGAGGGACGATGATCGTCGCCAAGTCGTTGTTCTGGAAAGGCAATGGGCGTCTGCGGTGCGGATCTCGCCTCCGCGCCTGATTGCCTCGACCGCGGAGGTATAAGGAGCGCAGTTTTCGCGGTCTCAGCGAAGATGGCTCGTCGCAAAACCGCAGAACTGGAGCTAACGCTGCGCCCGTTCGCGCACCATTGCGCCGCCGGGCTGCGGCGGCTAGGCGCGCAGGCGCAATGGACTACGTCAGCACCAGGGGGAGCGCGCCGGCGCTCGATTTCGAAGGCGCCACGCTCGCTGGGCTCGCCAGCGACGGCGGCCTCTACGTGCCGCGTGAGTGGCCACGCTTCAGCACCGCCGAGATCGCCGCCATGCGCGGGCTGCCCTATGCGCAACTGGCCGCTAGGGTGATGCAGCCGTTCGTCGGCAACAGCCTGACGCCGCAGCGCCTGCAGCAGCTATGCGAGGCTGCTTATGGCCGCTTCAGCCACAAGGCAGTCACGCCGCTGGTCCAGCTCGATGCGCAGCACTGGCTGATGGAGCTGTTCCACGGCCCCACCCTCGCGTTCAAGGACGTGGCGCTACAACTGCTCGGCCTGCTGTTCGAGGAGTTCCTCAGCCGCTCCGACCGCAACCTTACGATTGTTGGTGCGACATCCGGCGATACCGGCTCGGCCGCGATCGACGCGGTGGCCGGCCGCGCCAAGGTCGACGTGTTCATGATGCATCCCAAGGGCCGCGTCAGCGACGTGCAGCGCCGCCAGATGACCACCGTGCTCGCGCCCAACGTGCACAACCTGGCGCTGGAGGATGCGAGTTTCGACGATTGCCAGGCGATCGTGAAGCGCATGTTCAACGACCGCGCGATGACCGACCGCTATGCCATCGGCGCCGTGAACTCGATCAATTGGGCGCGGCTGATGGCGCAGGTGGTCTACTACTTCGCCACCGCGCTGCAGCTCGGCGCACCGGAGCGCGAGGTCGCGTTCTCGGTGCCGACCGGCAACTTCGGCGACGTGTTTGCGGGCTACGTGGCGCAGCAAATGGGCCTGCCGGTCGCAAAGCTGATCGTCGCCACCAACGTCAACGACATCCTCCACCGCGCGCTGGCCGATGGCGACTACTCGCAAGGTTCGGTCACGCCTACCGCGGCACCGTCGATGGACATCCAGGTCTCGTCCAACTTCGAGCGCCTGCTGTTCGACCTCGGCGGCCGAGATGGTGCGGCCCTCGCGGCGCAGATGGGCACCTTCGAAGCCAGCAAGGCGATGCAGCTCACCAATGCCCAGCGGCAGGGTGCCGCGGCGCTGTTCACCAGCTGCCGCGCCGATGCGGACCAGATGTCGCACGCGATCCGCTGGGCCTGGGAGAACTGCGGCGAGCTGATCGACCCGCACACTGCCTGCGCGCTCCATGCCGCGCGGATTGCCGGCATCGCTCCTGACGTGCCGGTGGTGACGCTGGCAACCGCGCACCCGGCCAAGTTCCCCGAGGCGGTCGAGCGCGCCACCGGCCAGCGTCCGGGATTGCCGGCGCGGGTAGGAGACCTGTTCGAACGCGAGGAACGCTGCGCCGCTGTGCCCGGCACTTACGAAGCGGTGGCGCAGTACGTGGCGGAGCATGCTTCGCCCAAGGCCGATGGCTGAACTCGCGCGCGATCCGCTGATCCTCGCAGGCGAGGGCTGGGCGGACTACGGCCTCATCGATTCGGGCCACGGTCGCAAGTTCGAGCGTTACGGGCCCTACCGCTTCATCCGTCCGGAGCCACAGGCGATGTGGTCGCCGCGCCTGCCTGAGTGGGATGCGCATGGCGAGTTCGTCCCCGGCTCGGACGAGGATGGCGGCGGCAGGTGGCAGTTCGACAAGCCCGTGCCGCGTGAAGGCTGGCCGCTCGCCTGGCGCGAGGTCTCTTTCACCGCGCAGTGCACGCCCTTCCGCCACCTGGGGTTCTTCCCGGACATGGCGCCGGTTTGGGACTGGATGCGCGGGCAGCTGCCGGACGCAGAGGCGAGCACGCTGAACCTGTTCGGCTACACCGGCGTGGGCACGCTGGCGCTCTCCGCCAAGGGGCCGGTCAGCCACGTCGATGCCTCCAAGAAGTCGGTGGCGCAGGCGCGCGAGAACGCAGCGCTGTCCGGCGTGGCCGAGCGGCCGGTGCGCTGGCTGATCGACGACGCCGCCAAGTTCGCCGCGCGCGAAGTGCGGCGCGGCAAGCGCTACGATGGCATCATCCTCGACCCGCCCAAGTTCGGCCGGGGACCGACGGGTGAGACCTGGCGCCTGGAGGAAAACCTGCCGGCGCTGATGGCCGATTGCCGCCGCTTGCTGGATGCGCAAAGCCGGTTCCTGTTCCTAACTGTCTACGCCGTGCGCATGTCCTCGCTGGCGCTGGCCGGCCTTGTCGCCGAACTCTTCGCCGACTTGCCGGGCACGATCGAACACGGCGACTTGGCGGTCCAGGAAGACGGTGAGGGTGGCCGCCTGCTCCCCACCGCAATCTTCGCGCGCTGGACCAATCCGAGGTAAGGGCGCCCATGGCCGATTCGCTTATCTTGGAAGTCGCAGACTTCGTCGTCGACGTGCTCACCGGGATCTACTCGGAGGAGACCGGCAATCCGCAGCCGCTCAGGATCGGCATCGCGGCGAAGATGAAGCCGATCGATCACTACGCGCCCGACACGCCGCTCAGCGCCAGCAAGAACTACATGGACCTGAAGTTCGCCGCCGGCGAGGCGCTGCCCGCCGGCGTGCACTTCAAGCTGATCGAGGCGGTCGCGGACCACATCTGCGAGACGCTGTTCGTGCAGGACGA contains:
- a CDS encoding cytochrome c oxidase subunit 3, with protein sequence MAGSKTHDYHILPPDIVPLATTIGALTFTTGMVLFMHKLPGGHFVPWLGMAVLLASMFSWFSKIIKEAHAGDHTPVVQLHQRYGMILFIASEVMFFVGWFWAFFDFSLFPSTLAESVAGQWPPKAIEAVMDPFDLPLLNTLILLCSGTTVTWAHHALIHGDREGLKKGLWATILLGLLFSCIQAYEYANAPFPFGANTYGSAFYMATGFHGFHVIVGTIMLIVCLVRTYKGEFTPRQHFGFEAAAWYWHFVDVVWLFLFVAVYVWGGWGYPTH
- a CDS encoding cytochrome c oxidase assembly protein, with amino-acid sequence MQVKALNRFNRDHRIALIALAIAAAMLGLGFASVPLYRLFCAATGFDGTTRRVDEQTASQVKAAANTISIRFDANVERGMPWQFKPLQRTDEITIGVRDMALFWAKNTSKEPLTGTASFNVEPEQVGKYFNKIQCFCFTEQTLQPGQEVRMPVLYYVDPAILSDPDAKDVQQITLSYTFHPAINAGAKALDRVGSGK
- a CDS encoding dihydroneopterin aldolase, with protein sequence MADSLILEVADFVVDVLTGIYSEETGNPQPLRIGIAAKMKPIDHYAPDTPLSASKNYMDLKFAAGEALPAGVHFKLIEAVADHICETLFVQDERIEAVTVKIVKLAIAEAGEAIGITLTRERR
- a CDS encoding heme o synthase; the protein is MTAVVSPPPADWRDFFALTKPRVMSLVIFTGLCGLLAAPERIHPVLAFTAILCIAVGAGGAAALNQWWEADIDAEMKRTAARPLPQGRMNRTDARDFGVAISAGSVLLMGLAVGWLAAAILAVSIVYYAVVYTIWLKPRTPQNIVIGGGAGAFPPLIGWVAATGHVTLMPVLLFAIIFFWTPPHFWALALFVKTDYAKVGIPMMPVVAGEKSTRRQILIYAILLLPLSVLPWWIGGAGAIYGASAAVLSLGFLALSVRVGLREQAANDTMKPEKQLFGYSVIYLFALFAALVVDRFLPL
- the coxB gene encoding cytochrome c oxidase subunit II, with the protein product MSRKISDLGKALGLSLALATLPTAALAAAPTPLPAYSTPAADVAGAQAPVAADKGAASAQAAGNPVNNEGPTKDAGTLPGYTPMKPTPGIGMPVDGGIGLQKQFSPFGEYGHWIHDVVLMPLVALMTILVLALLVWVAIRFNRRANPIASRTSHNTLLEVAWTLIPVLILVCIAVPSIDLIAKQYKPAPKSALTIKITGNQWFWTYSYPDNGEFEVNSYMLNQPGQPVVNAGIREVGSKPWDGPAHMEVDNRMVVPAGEPIRLQITAADVIHSFAVPSLWFKLDAVPGRINEKVLFVEKPGVYYGQCSELCGVKHAYMPIAVEALPRAQYNAWVLAHAGGVIDGQKKLADTTTQAPAAAPAADASEAVPADNASEAVPSVETTSSPAA
- a CDS encoding SURF1 family protein; this encodes MTGRRIPIIPTILVLAAAGVMVALGFWQLRRLHEKEALLARYQSAHTQAAEVPWPATEAAAQLSLYRHSRLLCARVIERRGIAGRSARGEAGLAVYAQCVLPDGSQAKVVMGWARDPAAQGNWNGGEVRGVIAPGPRLVADPPLGGLEANERPDPSEIPNNHLAYAGQWFFFALTALIVYAVALRRRRLS
- the ctaD gene encoding cytochrome c oxidase subunit I; translated protein: MATIADHFQGHVDDHHGHADHDHKPSFFARWFMSTNHKDIGTMYLVFAIFAGVIGGAVSGIMRAELMHPGIQYLGAVASFFGDDASDFNATLHMWNVLITAHGLIMVFFVVMPATIGGFGNWFVPLMIGAPDMAFPRMNNISFWLTFAGFCSLMMSAFVPGGLGNGAGTGWTVYAPLSTYGSTGPAVDFGIFALHLAGAGSIMGAINLITTIFNMRAPGMTMHKMPLFAWSVLVTAFLLLLSLPVLAAAITMLLTDRNFGTTFFDPAGGGDPILYQHLFWFFGHPEVYIMILPAFGMISQIISTFSKKPVFGYLGMAYAMVAIGVVGFIVWAHHMYTTGLSVNTKMYFTAATMVIAVPTGIKIFSWIATMWGGSLEFKSPMVWALGFIFLFTVGGVTGVVLANGGVDDVLHDTYYVVAHFHYVLSLGAVTALFAGFYYWFPKMSGRMHSEFLAHVHFWIFFIGVNLIFFPMHFLGLQGMPRRYPDYAEAYTHWNQVATIGYMIMSVSIVVWFINIIYAFTAGKRAEGNYWGEGATTLEWTLSSPPPFHQFETLPVIEDGAHH
- the thrC gene encoding threonine synthase, with translation MDYVSTRGSAPALDFEGATLAGLASDGGLYVPREWPRFSTAEIAAMRGLPYAQLAARVMQPFVGNSLTPQRLQQLCEAAYGRFSHKAVTPLVQLDAQHWLMELFHGPTLAFKDVALQLLGLLFEEFLSRSDRNLTIVGATSGDTGSAAIDAVAGRAKVDVFMMHPKGRVSDVQRRQMTTVLAPNVHNLALEDASFDDCQAIVKRMFNDRAMTDRYAIGAVNSINWARLMAQVVYYFATALQLGAPEREVAFSVPTGNFGDVFAGYVAQQMGLPVAKLIVATNVNDILHRALADGDYSQGSVTPTAAPSMDIQVSSNFERLLFDLGGRDGAALAAQMGTFEASKAMQLTNAQRQGAAALFTSCRADADQMSHAIRWAWENCGELIDPHTACALHAARIAGIAPDVPVVTLATAHPAKFPEAVERATGQRPGLPARVGDLFEREERCAAVPGTYEAVAQYVAEHASPKADG
- a CDS encoding class I SAM-dependent methyltransferase; protein product: MAELARDPLILAGEGWADYGLIDSGHGRKFERYGPYRFIRPEPQAMWSPRLPEWDAHGEFVPGSDEDGGGRWQFDKPVPREGWPLAWREVSFTAQCTPFRHLGFFPDMAPVWDWMRGQLPDAEASTLNLFGYTGVGTLALSAKGPVSHVDASKKSVAQARENAALSGVAERPVRWLIDDAAKFAAREVRRGKRYDGIILDPPKFGRGPTGETWRLEENLPALMADCRRLLDAQSRFLFLTVYAVRMSSLALAGLVAELFADLPGTIEHGDLAVQEDGEGGRLLPTAIFARWTNPR